In Sphingomonas sp. R1, a single genomic region encodes these proteins:
- a CDS encoding fumarylacetoacetate hydrolase family protein, whose translation MLPADHAQAILVGRVATPAGPSPVILRDGQVIDVSATAATVADLMERDDIATLTGDVLCTVEALGTESAPQILAPVDLQCVKAAGVTFAVSALERVIEERARGDSARAAEIRGDLEAKVGAGIRSVVPGTAEAASLKAALIEAGMWSQYLEVAIGPDAEVFTKAPVLSAMGWGAEIGIRSDSDWNNPEPEVVLVVDRGGTIKGATLGNDVNLRDFEGRSALLLGKAKDNNASTAIGPFIRLFDDHFTMDDVRSAVVDLTIDGPEGYRLSGTNKMSEISRDPTELVRQTLSEHQYPDGFALFLGTLFAPVQDRDHPGRGFTHKTGDVVRIATPKLGTLVNRVTTSKAAAPWTFGIRDLMRNLAARGLLSNS comes from the coding sequence ATGCTGCCTGCCGATCATGCGCAGGCCATCCTCGTCGGCCGCGTGGCTACGCCCGCCGGCCCCAGCCCCGTGATCCTGCGCGACGGCCAGGTGATCGACGTCTCGGCCACCGCCGCCACCGTCGCCGACCTGATGGAGCGCGACGACATCGCGACGCTGACCGGCGACGTGCTGTGCACGGTCGAGGCGCTGGGCACCGAGTCGGCGCCGCAGATCCTGGCACCGGTCGATCTGCAGTGCGTGAAGGCCGCCGGCGTCACCTTCGCGGTCTCGGCGCTCGAGCGCGTGATCGAGGAGCGCGCCCGCGGCGACTCCGCCCGCGCCGCCGAGATTCGCGGCGATCTGGAAGCCAAGGTCGGCGCCGGCATCCGCTCGGTCGTCCCCGGCACCGCCGAAGCGGCCAGCCTCAAGGCCGCGCTGATCGAGGCGGGCATGTGGTCGCAATATCTCGAAGTCGCGATCGGGCCGGACGCCGAGGTGTTCACCAAGGCGCCGGTGCTCTCCGCCATGGGCTGGGGTGCCGAGATCGGCATCCGCTCGGATAGCGACTGGAACAATCCCGAGCCGGAAGTCGTGCTGGTGGTCGACCGGGGCGGCACGATCAAGGGCGCTACGCTCGGCAACGACGTCAATCTGCGCGATTTCGAGGGCCGCAGCGCGCTGCTGCTCGGCAAGGCGAAGGACAACAACGCCTCGACCGCGATCGGTCCGTTCATCCGCCTGTTCGACGACCATTTCACCATGGACGACGTGCGCAGCGCGGTGGTCGACCTCACCATCGACGGGCCGGAGGGCTATCGCCTCTCGGGCACCAACAAGATGAGCGAGATCAGCCGCGATCCCACCGAACTGGTCCGCCAGACGCTGAGCGAGCACCAGTATCCGGACGGCTTCGCGCTGTTCCTCGGCACGTTGTTCGCGCCGGTGCAGGACCGCGACCATCCCGGCCGCGGCTTCACCCACAAGACGGGCGACGTCGTCCGCATCGCCACGCCGAAGCTCGGCACGCTGGTCAACCGCGTCACCACGTCCAAGGCCGCCGCGCCCTGGACGTTCGGCATCCGCGACCTGATGCGCAATCTGGCCGCGCGCGGCCTTCTCTCGAATTCCTAA
- a CDS encoding SDR family NAD(P)-dependent oxidoreductase has translation MSEVDLQQGPIPAAARAVYPSLKGKRVLITGGGSGIGAGLVEGFVRQGADVTFFDIAEEDSLALVASLSDAAIAPRFYKVDLTDVRAAQAQVQALIEAEGGFDVLLNNAANDDRHTIEQVTPEYWDNRINVNLRHQFFLAQAVIPAMKAKRAGVIINLGSISWHLALEELTLYQTAKAAIEGLTRSLARELGPDGIRSVCIVPGNVKTPRQMKWYTPEGEAEIVKAQCLPGRLVPDDIAAAALFLASDDARLITSHEFFVDAGWR, from the coding sequence ATGTCTGAAGTCGATCTCCAGCAGGGGCCGATTCCGGCCGCAGCGCGCGCCGTCTATCCCAGCCTCAAGGGCAAGCGGGTCCTGATCACCGGCGGCGGCTCAGGCATCGGCGCCGGGCTGGTCGAGGGGTTCGTCCGCCAGGGCGCGGACGTGACCTTCTTCGACATCGCCGAGGAAGATTCGCTGGCGCTGGTCGCGAGCCTGTCCGACGCCGCCATCGCGCCGCGCTTCTACAAGGTGGACCTGACCGACGTGCGCGCGGCACAGGCCCAGGTACAGGCGCTGATCGAGGCCGAAGGCGGCTTCGACGTGCTGCTCAACAACGCCGCTAATGACGACCGCCACACGATCGAGCAGGTGACCCCGGAATATTGGGACAACCGCATCAACGTGAACCTGCGCCACCAGTTCTTCCTGGCGCAGGCCGTGATCCCGGCGATGAAGGCGAAGCGCGCCGGCGTGATCATCAATCTCGGCTCGATCTCCTGGCACCTCGCACTGGAAGAGCTGACGCTCTACCAGACCGCCAAGGCGGCGATCGAGGGCCTCACCCGCAGCCTCGCGCGCGAGCTGGGTCCGGACGGCATCCGCTCGGTCTGCATCGTCCCCGGCAACGTCAAGACGCCGCGCCAGATGAAATGGTACACGCCCGAGGGCGAGGCCGAGATCGTCAAGGCGCAGTGCCTCCCGGGCCGCCTGGTGCCCGACGACATCGCCGCCGCGGCACTGTTCCTTGCATCCGACGATGCGCGCCTGATAACGAGCCACGAATTCTTCGTGGATGCAGGCTGGAGATAA
- a CDS encoding SMP-30/gluconolactonase/LRE family protein yields the protein MTDKVVVSAPESVWGLSAPLLEGPVWVERDAALWFVDIKGHKIHRYDPATGDKQSWDAPAQVGFALPAASGGFVAGLQTGLAKFDPADGSFTPLVDPEPELPGNRLNDGTVDAEGRLWFGTMDDGESEATGTIYRLAADGTCVASAPKVSITNGPAVSPDGKTLYHVDTLGAVVYACDIDADGALVNRREFVRIAEGEGFPDGPCVDSEGFVWVSLYAGSEVRRYSPAGDLVETVPFPVDAITKIAFGGPDLKTVYATTANKHLSAEDKAARPTSGDLFSFRVTVAGQPGALIRVGA from the coding sequence ATGACCGACAAGGTGGTGGTTTCGGCGCCGGAGAGCGTTTGGGGGCTCAGTGCCCCGCTTCTCGAAGGCCCGGTGTGGGTGGAGCGCGACGCGGCCTTGTGGTTCGTCGACATCAAGGGCCACAAGATCCACCGCTATGATCCCGCCACCGGCGACAAGCAGAGCTGGGACGCGCCTGCCCAGGTAGGCTTCGCGCTTCCGGCGGCGAGCGGCGGCTTCGTCGCAGGCCTGCAGACCGGCCTGGCGAAGTTCGATCCGGCGGACGGCAGCTTCACCCCGCTGGTCGATCCCGAGCCCGAACTGCCCGGCAACCGCCTGAACGACGGCACCGTCGATGCGGAAGGCCGGCTGTGGTTCGGCACGATGGACGATGGCGAGAGCGAGGCCACCGGCACCATCTATCGCCTCGCCGCCGACGGGACCTGCGTCGCCTCGGCGCCCAAGGTCTCGATCACCAACGGCCCGGCGGTCTCGCCGGACGGCAAGACGCTCTACCATGTCGATACGCTGGGCGCCGTCGTCTATGCCTGCGACATCGATGCGGACGGCGCGCTGGTGAACCGGCGCGAGTTCGTCCGCATCGCCGAGGGCGAGGGCTTTCCGGACGGCCCCTGTGTCGACAGCGAGGGCTTTGTCTGGGTGAGCCTGTACGCCGGCTCCGAGGTTCGCCGCTATTCGCCGGCGGGGGACCTGGTCGAGACGGTGCCCTTCCCCGTGGATGCGATCACCAAGATCGCGTTCGGCGGCCCGGACCTGAAGACCGTCTACGCCACCACCGCGAACAAGCACCTCTCCGCCGAGGACAAGGCCGCACGCCCGACCTCCGGCGACCTGTTCAGCTTCCGCGTGACCGTGGCCGGGCAGCCGGGCGCGCTGATCCGCGTCGGGGCCTGA
- a CDS encoding TetR/AcrR family transcriptional regulator — MSEGAPAKRLRNAANTRGVILEAAKRLLAEQGFARWGVNAIARASGYDKQLIYRYFGGMDGLAEAIAADVSAWMETALVRPENVPPPASYAEMMARVAVALLDALRSDPLAQKILAWELSAPSKLANAFTEARGKALSAWIARERGTLQRPAGIDAPMLNALLIASIQQLVLSGATSGRFLGLDLSGDAGWERVRGGIAGLTRAMYQ; from the coding sequence GTGAGCGAAGGGGCACCGGCGAAACGGCTGCGCAATGCGGCCAATACGCGGGGGGTAATTCTCGAGGCGGCCAAGCGTCTGCTGGCGGAGCAGGGCTTCGCCCGCTGGGGCGTCAACGCCATCGCGCGCGCCTCGGGCTATGACAAGCAACTGATCTACCGGTATTTCGGCGGCATGGACGGCCTCGCGGAGGCCATCGCCGCCGATGTGTCCGCCTGGATGGAAACCGCGCTGGTGCGTCCCGAGAACGTGCCCCCGCCCGCCAGCTATGCCGAGATGATGGCGCGCGTCGCCGTGGCGCTGCTCGATGCGCTGCGCAGCGATCCGCTGGCGCAGAAGATCCTGGCCTGGGAGCTGTCCGCTCCCTCCAAGCTTGCCAATGCCTTCACTGAGGCGCGCGGCAAGGCGCTGAGCGCCTGGATCGCCCGCGAGCGCGGAACGCTGCAGCGCCCGGCGGGGATCGACGCGCCGATGCTGAATGCGCTGCTGATCGCCTCGATCCAGCAGCTGGTGCTCTCCGGCGCCACCAGCGGGCGGTTCCTCGGGCTCGACCTGTCCGGAGACGCGGGTTGGGAGCGTGTCCGCGGCGGCATCGCCGGGCTGACCCGGGCGATGTACCAGTAG
- a CDS encoding IlvD/Edd family dehydratase: MVTRTPARPFRSREWFAAPGRADMAALYLERFMNYGITPAELTSGKPIIGIAQSGSDIAPCNRIHLETVKRAREGILAAGGIPMEFPLHPIFENCRRPTAALDRNLAYLGLVEILNGYPIDAVILTTGCDKTTPSSLMAASTVDIPAIVLSGGPMLDGWHEGELVGSGTVIWRSRRKMAAGEIDEAEFLRRAMESAPSSGHCNTMGTASTMNSMAEGLGMSLPGCAMIPAPYRERGQIAYETGKRIVEMAYEDLRPSKILTKQSFLNAIKLLTAIGGSTNAQPHLNAMAAHAGITITPEDWQTGYDLPLIVNMQPAGQYLSERFHRAGGIPAVLKLLVEAGILDGSVATCTGRTMAENVADARVLDADVIFPIDKPLMEKAGFLVLTGNLFDMAIMKTSVISDQFRARYLSTPGQEGVFEVRAVVFDGSDDYHHRINDPALAIDDNCILVIRGAGVLGWPGSAEVVNMQPPDALLQKGIQSLPTLGDGRQSGTSDSPSILNASPESAAGGGLSWLRTGDVIRIDLNQGRVDALVEADEIARRKGEPAPPIPPSNTPWEELYREKSGQLHEGGVLEFATKYRGTGLKVPRHNH; the protein is encoded by the coding sequence ATCGTGACCCGCACGCCTGCCCGTCCGTTCCGATCGCGCGAATGGTTCGCCGCCCCCGGGCGCGCCGACATGGCGGCGCTCTATCTCGAGCGCTTCATGAACTACGGCATCACGCCCGCGGAGCTGACCTCGGGCAAGCCGATCATCGGCATCGCCCAGTCGGGCAGCGACATCGCGCCGTGCAACCGCATCCATCTGGAAACGGTGAAGCGCGCGCGCGAAGGCATCCTCGCGGCGGGCGGCATCCCGATGGAATTCCCGCTCCACCCGATCTTCGAGAATTGTAGGCGCCCGACCGCGGCCCTCGACCGCAACCTCGCCTATCTCGGCCTGGTCGAGATCCTCAACGGCTATCCGATCGACGCGGTGATCCTGACGACCGGCTGCGACAAGACCACGCCCTCGTCGCTGATGGCCGCCTCCACCGTCGACATCCCGGCGATCGTCCTGTCGGGCGGGCCGATGCTCGACGGCTGGCACGAAGGCGAACTGGTCGGCTCGGGCACGGTGATCTGGCGCTCGCGCCGCAAGATGGCGGCGGGCGAGATCGACGAGGCCGAGTTCCTCCGCCGCGCCATGGAGAGCGCGCCCTCCTCGGGGCACTGCAACACGATGGGCACCGCCTCGACGATGAACAGCATGGCCGAGGGGCTTGGCATGTCGCTCCCCGGCTGTGCGATGATCCCGGCGCCCTATCGCGAGCGCGGGCAGATCGCCTATGAGACCGGCAAGCGCATTGTCGAGATGGCGTACGAGGACCTGCGCCCGTCGAAGATCCTGACCAAGCAGAGCTTCCTCAACGCGATCAAGCTGCTCACCGCGATCGGCGGATCGACCAACGCCCAGCCGCACCTCAACGCGATGGCCGCGCATGCCGGCATCACCATCACCCCCGAGGACTGGCAGACCGGCTACGACCTGCCGCTAATCGTCAACATGCAGCCGGCAGGGCAATATCTCTCCGAGCGCTTCCACCGCGCCGGCGGCATCCCCGCGGTGCTCAAGCTGCTGGTCGAGGCGGGCATCCTCGACGGCAGCGTCGCGACCTGCACCGGCCGCACCATGGCGGAGAATGTGGCGGATGCGCGCGTGCTCGACGCCGACGTGATCTTCCCGATCGACAAGCCGCTGATGGAGAAGGCCGGGTTCCTGGTGCTCACCGGCAACCTGTTCGACATGGCGATCATGAAGACCAGCGTGATCTCCGACCAGTTCCGCGCGCGCTACCTCTCCACCCCCGGGCAGGAGGGCGTGTTCGAGGTCCGCGCGGTGGTGTTCGACGGGTCGGACGATTATCACCACCGGATCAACGATCCGGCGCTGGCCATCGATGACAATTGCATCCTGGTGATCCGCGGCGCGGGCGTGCTGGGCTGGCCGGGATCGGCGGAAGTCGTCAACATGCAGCCGCCCGACGCGCTGCTCCAGAAGGGCATCCAGAGCCTGCCGACGCTGGGTGACGGCCGCCAGTCGGGCACGTCGGACAGCCCCTCGATCCTGAACGCCTCGCCGGAGAGCGCGGCGGGCGGCGGGCTCTCCTGGCTGCGCACCGGCGACGTGATCCGGATCGACCTCAATCAGGGCCGGGTGGATGCGCTGGTCGAGGCGGACGAGATTGCCCGCCGCAAGGGCGAGCCCGCCCCGCCGATCCCGCCGAGCAACACGCCGTGGGAAGAGCTGTACCGCGAAAAGTCGGGCCAGCTCCACGAGGGCGGGGTGCTCGAATTTGCGACCAAGTATCGCGGCACCGGCCTCAAGGTGCCGCGGCACAACCATTGA
- a CDS encoding sugar porter family MFS transporter translates to MNQTAERANFGLIGAIVAVATIGGLLFGYDSGAVNGTQPGLKAAFALDEAGLGFTVGSLLIGCFIGAFFAGTLADAVGRRNVMRLAAFIFLVGALAQGFAHLHGVFVVARIAGGIAVGAASVLSPAYISEVAPANIRGRMTTVQQIMIISGLTAAFVVNYYLAAAAGASTNAFWAGLEAWRWMYLMQAIPAAVFLVALFFIPESPRYLVAKGRIEEATKVLTDLFGPQTARTKLEEIRASFTADHRPSFRDLIDPRTGGIRPILWAGLVIAVFQQLVGINVIFYYGSTLWQLAGFTEADSLLINIVSGAVSIAACLVTIGLVDKIGRKPLLLIGSAGMAVTLFVLVYAFGHGSLDASGKLVLSPDLGKTAVVAANLYVIFFNVSWGPVMWVMLGEMFPNQIRGSALAVCGFAQWFANYLIAQSFPVMASKLGLAASYTFYAVCAAVSFFLVLKFIKETKGKELEAMEG, encoded by the coding sequence ATGAACCAGACAGCGGAACGGGCCAATTTCGGCCTGATCGGCGCCATCGTGGCGGTGGCCACGATCGGCGGATTGCTTTTCGGATATGACAGCGGCGCGGTGAACGGCACCCAGCCGGGCCTGAAGGCTGCCTTCGCGCTCGACGAGGCGGGGCTGGGCTTCACGGTCGGTTCGCTGCTGATCGGCTGCTTCATCGGCGCCTTCTTCGCCGGCACGCTGGCCGACGCGGTCGGCCGCCGCAACGTGATGCGGCTTGCTGCCTTCATCTTCCTCGTCGGCGCGCTGGCGCAGGGCTTCGCGCACCTTCACGGCGTGTTCGTCGTCGCCCGCATCGCCGGCGGCATCGCGGTCGGCGCCGCCTCGGTGCTGTCGCCCGCCTATATCTCCGAAGTCGCGCCCGCGAACATTCGCGGCCGGATGACCACGGTGCAGCAGATCATGATCATCTCCGGCCTCACCGCCGCGTTCGTGGTCAATTATTACCTCGCGGCCGCCGCCGGCGCCTCGACCAATGCCTTCTGGGCCGGCCTCGAAGCCTGGCGCTGGATGTACCTGATGCAGGCGATCCCCGCCGCGGTGTTCCTGGTCGCCTTGTTCTTCATTCCGGAAAGCCCGCGCTATCTGGTCGCCAAGGGGCGCATCGAGGAAGCCACCAAGGTGCTGACCGACCTGTTCGGCCCGCAGACCGCGCGCACCAAGCTGGAGGAGATCCGCGCCAGCTTCACCGCCGATCACCGTCCGAGCTTCCGCGACCTGATCGATCCGCGCACCGGCGGCATCCGTCCGATCCTGTGGGCGGGCCTGGTGATCGCGGTGTTCCAGCAGCTCGTCGGCATCAACGTGATCTTCTATTACGGCTCGACGCTGTGGCAGCTGGCCGGCTTCACCGAGGCGGACTCGCTCCTCATCAACATCGTCTCGGGCGCGGTCTCGATCGCGGCCTGCCTGGTCACCATTGGCCTGGTCGACAAGATCGGCCGCAAGCCGCTGCTGCTGATCGGCTCGGCGGGCATGGCGGTCACGCTGTTCGTGCTGGTCTATGCCTTCGGCCACGGCTCGCTCGATGCCTCGGGCAAGCTCGTCCTTTCGCCCGATCTCGGCAAGACCGCCGTCGTCGCGGCCAATCTGTACGTGATCTTCTTCAACGTCAGCTGGGGCCCGGTGATGTGGGTGATGCTCGGCGAGATGTTCCCGAACCAGATCCGCGGCTCCGCGCTCGCGGTGTGCGGCTTCGCCCAGTGGTTCGCCAACTACCTGATCGCGCAGAGCTTCCCGGTGATGGCGTCCAAGCTCGGCCTGGCGGCCAGCTACACTTTCTACGCCGTCTGCGCGGCGGTCAGCTTCTTCCTCGTCCTGAAGTTCATCAAGGAAACCAAGGGCAAGGAACTCGAGGCGATGGAGGGGTAA
- a CDS encoding LacI family DNA-binding transcriptional regulator — MNKPSRRSRGSITVQDVAREAGVSAMTVSRVVNGGTNVREATREAVLAAIAKLNYAPNTAARSLAAGEATQIGLLYSNPSAAYLSQFLIGALAAARRAGCHLVLEACEGERPEEQAEATRGFVQTHVQGVILPPPLSESGPVRAELEAAGIPWVSVAMGLPPEGSLNVRIDDFAAACAMTKHLLDMGHRRIGFIRGNPNQTSSAERYRGFCAAIEEAGLDLAAMPVEQGYFTFRSGIVASEAMLDLPNPPTAIFASNDDMAAAAVGVAHRRGLHVPQDLSVVGFDDTALATTMWPELTTVRQPIAAMAEAALTMLLEELRADVRTEHAEEVLAHQLIVRESCAPPPAA; from the coding sequence ATGAACAAACCTAGCCGGCGCAGCCGGGGCAGCATCACCGTACAGGACGTGGCCCGCGAAGCTGGCGTTTCCGCGATGACCGTGTCGCGCGTCGTCAACGGCGGCACCAATGTGCGCGAAGCGACTCGCGAGGCGGTGCTCGCCGCGATCGCCAAGCTCAACTACGCGCCCAACACCGCCGCGCGCAGCCTGGCCGCTGGGGAAGCGACCCAGATCGGGTTGCTCTATTCGAACCCCTCGGCTGCCTATCTCTCGCAATTCCTGATCGGCGCGCTCGCCGCTGCCCGGCGTGCGGGTTGCCACCTCGTGCTGGAGGCCTGCGAAGGCGAGCGGCCGGAGGAGCAGGCCGAGGCGACGCGGGGTTTTGTGCAGACGCATGTCCAGGGCGTGATCCTGCCGCCGCCGCTCTCCGAATCGGGGCCCGTGCGCGCCGAACTGGAAGCTGCGGGCATCCCCTGGGTATCGGTCGCGATGGGCCTGCCGCCCGAGGGCAGCCTCAATGTCCGCATCGACGATTTCGCCGCCGCCTGCGCGATGACCAAGCATCTGCTGGACATGGGCCATCGCCGCATCGGCTTCATTCGCGGCAACCCCAACCAGACCTCCAGCGCCGAGCGCTACCGGGGCTTCTGCGCGGCGATCGAGGAAGCGGGGCTCGACCTTGCCGCGATGCCGGTGGAGCAGGGCTATTTCACCTTCCGCTCCGGCATCGTCGCCAGCGAGGCGATGCTCGATCTGCCGAACCCGCCGACCGCGATCTTCGCCAGCAACGACGACATGGCCGCTGCCGCCGTTGGCGTCGCGCACCGTCGCGGCCTGCACGTGCCGCAGGACCTGAGCGTGGTCGGCTTCGACGATACTGCGCTCGCCACCACCATGTGGCCCGAGCTTACCACCGTGCGCCAGCCGATCGCCGCGATGGCCGAGGCGGCGCTGACCATGCTGCTCGAGGAGCTGCGCGCCGATGTGCGTACCGAGCATGCCGAAGAAGTGCTTGCGCACCAGCTGATCGTACGCGAATCCTGCGCGCCGCCACCCGCGGCGTAA
- a CDS encoding glycoside hydrolase family 3 N-terminal domain-containing protein, with protein sequence MRHFRRVAALAIAASALTPFVAAVPAAAQTRADKPLYKDATQPVEARVDDLLARMTLEEKVQQLQALWLNKGLVQDAKGEFDPVKASASFPNGLGMISRPYDRRGVAAGQTTAAGANAGDVNRSPEETARYVYAAQKWAMEKTRLGIPMLMHEEALHGLVAPGATSFPQSIGLASSWDPKLVETIFSMAAKEARARGANLVLAPVVDVARDPRWGRIEETYGEDPYLVTQMGLAAIRGFQGSTLPLKSDKVFITLKHMTGHGQPENGTNVGPASLGERTLREDFFPPFEAAVKTLPVMSVMASYNEIDGIPSHANKWLLTDVLRGEWGFQGAVVSDYFAIRELITRHHMFKDPKDAAQRALDAGVDVETPDGEAFTHLVQLVKEGRVSQGEIDNATRRVLRMKFEGGLFENPYPEVKLAAARTNTPEAIALSRQAARESIVLLKNAQGLLPLDTKGIKRMAVIGTHAKDTPIGGYSDLPNHVVSVLEGMQAEGKGKFAVDYAEGVRITDHREWSKDAVAQVPASVNDQLRAQALETAKNADVVVLVLGGNEAVSREAWADNHLGDSETLDLPGPQDQLAKELIALGKPVVVILLNGRPYAVNTLAEKAPALIEGWYLGEQTGNALADVVFGRYNPGGKLPVSVARNVGQLPIYYNKKPSARRGYLFGDTSPLYPFGYGLSYTSFDISAPRLPAPTIGIADKAAVEVDVTNTGKVAGDEVVQLYVHDDEASVTRPVIELKRFERVTLKPGEKKTVRFELTPDDLALWNSQMRHVVEPGTFTISSGPNSATLQSATLTVK encoded by the coding sequence ATGCGCCATTTTCGTCGCGTCGCCGCGCTTGCCATCGCCGCGAGCGCGCTCACGCCCTTCGTCGCCGCCGTACCGGCCGCCGCGCAGACCCGCGCCGACAAGCCGCTCTACAAGGATGCGACCCAGCCGGTCGAGGCGCGCGTCGACGATCTGCTCGCGCGCATGACGCTGGAGGAGAAGGTCCAGCAGCTGCAGGCGCTGTGGCTCAACAAGGGCCTGGTGCAGGATGCCAAGGGCGAGTTCGATCCCGTCAAGGCGAGCGCCAGCTTCCCCAACGGCCTGGGCATGATCTCCCGCCCCTATGACCGTCGCGGCGTCGCCGCCGGCCAGACCACGGCCGCAGGCGCCAATGCCGGCGACGTCAACCGCAGCCCGGAAGAGACCGCGCGCTACGTCTATGCCGCGCAGAAATGGGCGATGGAGAAGACCCGGCTCGGCATCCCGATGCTGATGCACGAGGAAGCGCTGCACGGCCTGGTCGCCCCCGGGGCCACCAGCTTCCCGCAGTCGATCGGCCTGGCCAGCAGCTGGGATCCGAAGCTGGTCGAGACCATCTTCTCGATGGCCGCCAAGGAGGCGCGCGCCCGCGGTGCCAACCTCGTGCTCGCCCCCGTGGTCGATGTCGCGCGCGATCCGCGCTGGGGCCGCATCGAGGAGACGTACGGCGAGGACCCGTATCTCGTAACGCAAATGGGCCTGGCCGCGATCCGCGGCTTCCAGGGCAGCACGCTGCCGCTCAAGTCCGACAAGGTGTTCATCACCCTCAAGCACATGACCGGCCATGGCCAGCCCGAGAACGGCACCAATGTCGGCCCCGCCTCGCTCGGCGAGCGGACGCTGCGCGAGGACTTCTTCCCGCCCTTCGAAGCGGCAGTGAAGACCCTCCCCGTCATGTCGGTGATGGCCAGCTATAACGAGATCGACGGCATCCCCAGCCACGCCAACAAATGGCTGCTGACCGACGTGCTGCGCGGCGAATGGGGCTTTCAGGGCGCCGTGGTCAGCGACTATTTCGCGATCCGCGAGCTGATCACCCGCCACCACATGTTCAAGGATCCCAAGGACGCGGCGCAACGCGCGCTCGACGCGGGCGTCGACGTGGAGACGCCGGACGGCGAGGCGTTCACGCACCTCGTCCAGCTGGTCAAGGAAGGCCGGGTCAGCCAGGGCGAGATCGACAATGCCACCCGCCGCGTGCTGCGGATGAAGTTCGAGGGCGGGCTGTTCGAGAATCCCTATCCCGAAGTGAAGCTCGCCGCCGCGCGCACCAACACGCCCGAAGCCATCGCCCTCTCCCGCCAGGCGGCGCGCGAATCGATCGTGCTGCTCAAGAACGCGCAAGGGTTGCTGCCGCTCGATACGAAGGGCATCAAGCGCATGGCGGTGATCGGCACCCACGCCAAGGATACGCCGATCGGCGGCTATTCGGACCTGCCGAACCATGTCGTCAGCGTGCTCGAAGGCATGCAGGCCGAGGGCAAGGGCAAGTTCGCGGTCGACTATGCCGAGGGCGTGCGCATCACCGACCACCGCGAATGGTCAAAGGATGCGGTGGCGCAGGTGCCCGCATCGGTGAACGACCAGCTCCGCGCCCAGGCGCTGGAGACCGCGAAGAACGCCGATGTCGTGGTGCTGGTGCTCGGCGGCAACGAGGCGGTGAGCCGCGAGGCCTGGGCGGACAACCATCTCGGCGACAGCGAGACGCTCGACCTGCCCGGGCCGCAGGACCAGCTCGCCAAGGAGCTTATCGCGCTGGGCAAGCCGGTCGTCGTGATCCTGCTCAACGGCCGCCCCTATGCGGTGAACACTCTCGCCGAGAAGGCCCCGGCGCTGATCGAGGGCTGGTATCTCGGCGAGCAGACCGGCAACGCGCTCGCCGACGTGGTGTTCGGGCGCTACAATCCGGGCGGCAAGCTGCCGGTGTCGGTGGCGCGCAACGTCGGCCAGCTGCCGATCTACTACAACAAGAAGCCGAGCGCGCGGCGCGGCTATCTGTTCGGCGACACCAGCCCGCTCTACCCCTTCGGCTATGGCCTGAGCTACACGAGCTTCGACATTTCAGCGCCCCGCCTGCCGGCGCCGACGATCGGCATCGCCGACAAGGCGGCGGTCGAGGTGGACGTGACCAACACCGGCAAGGTCGCCGGCGACGAGGTCGTCCAGCTCTACGTCCATGACGACGAGGCCTCGGTCACCCGGCCGGTGATCGAGCTCAAGCGCTTCGAACGCGTGACGCTCAAGCCGGGCGAGAAGAAGACGGTGCGCTTCGAACTCACCCCGGACGATCTGGCGCTGTGGAACAGCCAGATGCGCCATGTCGTGGAGCCGGGGACTTTCACGATTTCGTCGGGCCCGAACTCGGCGACGCTGCAGAGCGCTACGCTGACGGTGAAGTGA
- a CDS encoding immunity 63 family protein, with product MVKKYGSQIGVPDIALLGTPRGDGSPYVEVSDAYYFVVEERGVELERRKTDDLDELLYWIFDGVTFSISCDFELRNRKPGEDPRRQLFAKQEALLSQLSTRWSARKLDEHRAILTRHPFNDVFG from the coding sequence ATGGTGAAGAAATACGGATCCCAAATCGGCGTGCCCGACATTGCGCTATTAGGCACGCCGCGAGGAGACGGCTCGCCTTATGTGGAGGTCAGCGACGCCTACTACTTCGTCGTTGAAGAGCGCGGCGTTGAACTGGAACGACGCAAAACGGATGATTTAGATGAGCTGCTCTATTGGATATTCGACGGAGTCACGTTCTCGATATCGTGCGATTTTGAGCTGCGGAACCGTAAGCCGGGGGAGGATCCAAGGCGACAACTCTTTGCCAAGCAAGAGGCGCTTTTAAGTCAACTCTCAACACGGTGGAGCGCGCGAAAGTTGGATGAGCACAGGGCTATTCTGACCCGTCACCCGTTCAATGACGTTTTTGGCTGA